The Chanodichthys erythropterus isolate Z2021 chromosome 12, ASM2448905v1, whole genome shotgun sequence genome contains a region encoding:
- the gk gene encoding glycerol kinase isoform X1: MNSIMAASSNRIMLGPLVAAIDQGTSSTRFLVFNAKTAELLSHHQVEIKQSFPKEGWVEEDPKEILQSVYECMDRTCEKLTQLNIDISNIKAIGVTNQRETTLVWDKETGEPLYSAIVWLDLRTQSTVERLINKTPGRNKNHLKHKTGLPISTYFSAVKLRWLMDNVEKVHEGVLSHRAMFGTVDSWLIWCLTGGKKGGVHCTDVTNASRTMLFNIHTLDWDPELCTYFDIPMEILPKVRSSSEIYGLMKISSNLKSGPLTGVPISGCLGDQSAALVGQMCFTDGQAKNTYGTGCFLLKNVGTKPVMSDHGLLTTVAYKLGRDKPACYALEGSVAIAGAVVRWLKDNLGIIQTSTELEKLAADVGTSYGCYFVPAFSGLYAPYWEPSARGIICGLTQFTNRSHLAFAALEAVCFQTREILDAMNQDSGIHLSQLQVDGGMTSNRLLMQLQADILCIPVVKPSMPETTALGAAMAAGAAEGVSVWSLNPEDLTEVTSEKFEPQINPEESELRYARWKKAVQKAMNWETTEPVNNGNEETSIFSCVPLGFYILGSMFMLIGAKYIAAGQK; this comes from the exons ATGAACAGTATAATGGCTGCATCGTCGAACAGAATCATGCTTGGCCCCCTCGTAGCTGCTATCGACCAAGGCACGAGTTCCACACGTTTTCTG gttttcaatgcaaaaactGCAGAGCTTCTCAGCCACCATCAGGTTGAGATTAAACAGAGCTTTCCTAAAGAGGG CTGGGTGGAGGAGGATCCAAAAGAGATTCTTCAGTCTGTATATGAGTGTATGGACAGGACCTGTGAGAAACTGACCCAGCTCAACATTGATATCTCGAACATAAAAG cCATTGGGGTGACAAATCAGAGGGAAACCACCCTTGTTTGGGACAAGGAAACAGGGGAACCACTTTACAGTGCTATAG TTTGGCTTGATCTGCGGACCCAGTCCACAGTAGAAAGACTCATCAACAAAACTCCTGGCAGGAATAAAAACCACCTCAAG CACAAGACTGGCCTCCCCATCAGCACGTACTTCAGCGCAGTGAAGTTACGCTGGTTGATGGATAATGTGGAAAAGGTCCATGAAGGTGTGCTTTCCCACAGGGCAATGTTTGGAACAGTTGACTCCTGGCTTATCTGG TGCTTGACAGGTGGGAAGAAGGGAGGTGTTCACTGCACAGATGTGACCAATGCCAGCCGGACCATGCTCTTCAATATTCACACACTGGACTGGGATCCAGAGCTCTGCAC aTATTTTGATATACCAATGGAAATTCTGCCAAAAGTGAGAAGTTCTTCAGAGATTTATGGTTTGATG aaaatcagctcTAATCTG aaaTCTGGCCCTTTAACTGGTGTCCCCATATCAGGG TGTCTTGGTGACCAGTCTGCTGCACTGGTTGGACAGATGTGCTTCACAGACGGACAAGCCAAAAATAC tTATGGGACTGGTTGTTTCCTTCTTAAGAATGTAGGAACAAAG cCTGTAATGTCAGACCATGGACTTCTGACAACGGTTGCATATAAACTAGGGCGTGACAAGCCAGCCTGCTATGCACTAGAG GGTTCTGTTGCCATTGCAGGAGCAGTTGTGCGTTGGCTAAAGGATAACCTTGGAATTATCCAGACCTCTACAGAACTCG AAAAGTTAGCTGCTGATGTTGGAACATCATATGGCTGTTATTTTGTCCCTGCGTTCTCTGGATTATATGCGCCATACTGGGAACCAAGTGccagagg AATCATCTGTGGTCTAACACAGTTCACCAATAGGAGTCATTTGGCTTTTGCAGCACTCGAAGCTGTCTGCTTCCAGACACGAGAG ATTCTGGATGCAATGAACCAGGACAGTGGTATTCATCTGTCTCAGCTCCAGGTTGATGGAGGCATGACGTCCAATCGGTTACTGATGCAGCTGCAGGCCGACATACTGTGTATCCCCGTTG TAAAGCCATCCATGCCTGAAACCACAGCTCTGGGTGCTGCCATGGCAGCAGGAGCAGCTGAGGGGGTCAGTGTATGGAGCCTGAACCCAGAAGATCTCACAGAGGTCACTTCAGAAAAATTTGAACCTCAGATCAACCCAGAGG AGAGTGAACTGCGATATGCTCGCTGGAAGAAAGCTGTACAGAAGGCTATGAACTGGGAAACCACTGAGCCAGTCAATAATGGAAATG AGGAGACTAGTATCTTCAGTTGTGTACCCTTGGGCTTTTACATTCTTGGTAGCATGTTTATGTTAATTGGAGCAAAGTACATTGCAG CAGGGCAGAAGTAG
- the gk gene encoding glycerol kinase isoform X5 has translation MNSIMAASSNRIMLGPLVAAIDQGTSSTRFLVFNAKTAELLSHHQVEIKQSFPKEGWVEEDPKEILQSVYECMDRTCEKLTQLNIDISNIKAIGVTNQRETTLVWDKETGEPLYSAIVWLDLRTQSTVERLINKTPGRNKNHLKHKTGLPISTYFSAVKLRWLMDNVEKVHEGVLSHRAMFGTVDSWLIWCLTGGKKGGVHCTDVTNASRTMLFNIHTLDWDPELCTYFDIPMEILPKVRSSSEIYGLMKISSNLKSGPLTGVPISGCLGDQSAALVGQMCFTDGQAKNTYGTGCFLLKNVGTKPVMSDHGLLTTVAYKLGRDKPACYALEGSVAIAGAVVRWLKDNLGIIQTSTELEKLAADVGTSYGCYFVPAFSGLYAPYWEPSARGIICGLTQFTNRSHLAFAALEAVCFQTREILDAMNQDSGIHLSQLQVDGGMTSNRLLMQLQADILCIPVVKPSMPETTALGAAMAAGAAEGVSVWSLNPEDLTEVTSEKFEPQINPEESELRYARWKKAVQKAMNWETTEPVNNGNGQK, from the exons ATGAACAGTATAATGGCTGCATCGTCGAACAGAATCATGCTTGGCCCCCTCGTAGCTGCTATCGACCAAGGCACGAGTTCCACACGTTTTCTG gttttcaatgcaaaaactGCAGAGCTTCTCAGCCACCATCAGGTTGAGATTAAACAGAGCTTTCCTAAAGAGGG CTGGGTGGAGGAGGATCCAAAAGAGATTCTTCAGTCTGTATATGAGTGTATGGACAGGACCTGTGAGAAACTGACCCAGCTCAACATTGATATCTCGAACATAAAAG cCATTGGGGTGACAAATCAGAGGGAAACCACCCTTGTTTGGGACAAGGAAACAGGGGAACCACTTTACAGTGCTATAG TTTGGCTTGATCTGCGGACCCAGTCCACAGTAGAAAGACTCATCAACAAAACTCCTGGCAGGAATAAAAACCACCTCAAG CACAAGACTGGCCTCCCCATCAGCACGTACTTCAGCGCAGTGAAGTTACGCTGGTTGATGGATAATGTGGAAAAGGTCCATGAAGGTGTGCTTTCCCACAGGGCAATGTTTGGAACAGTTGACTCCTGGCTTATCTGG TGCTTGACAGGTGGGAAGAAGGGAGGTGTTCACTGCACAGATGTGACCAATGCCAGCCGGACCATGCTCTTCAATATTCACACACTGGACTGGGATCCAGAGCTCTGCAC aTATTTTGATATACCAATGGAAATTCTGCCAAAAGTGAGAAGTTCTTCAGAGATTTATGGTTTGATG aaaatcagctcTAATCTG aaaTCTGGCCCTTTAACTGGTGTCCCCATATCAGGG TGTCTTGGTGACCAGTCTGCTGCACTGGTTGGACAGATGTGCTTCACAGACGGACAAGCCAAAAATAC tTATGGGACTGGTTGTTTCCTTCTTAAGAATGTAGGAACAAAG cCTGTAATGTCAGACCATGGACTTCTGACAACGGTTGCATATAAACTAGGGCGTGACAAGCCAGCCTGCTATGCACTAGAG GGTTCTGTTGCCATTGCAGGAGCAGTTGTGCGTTGGCTAAAGGATAACCTTGGAATTATCCAGACCTCTACAGAACTCG AAAAGTTAGCTGCTGATGTTGGAACATCATATGGCTGTTATTTTGTCCCTGCGTTCTCTGGATTATATGCGCCATACTGGGAACCAAGTGccagagg AATCATCTGTGGTCTAACACAGTTCACCAATAGGAGTCATTTGGCTTTTGCAGCACTCGAAGCTGTCTGCTTCCAGACACGAGAG ATTCTGGATGCAATGAACCAGGACAGTGGTATTCATCTGTCTCAGCTCCAGGTTGATGGAGGCATGACGTCCAATCGGTTACTGATGCAGCTGCAGGCCGACATACTGTGTATCCCCGTTG TAAAGCCATCCATGCCTGAAACCACAGCTCTGGGTGCTGCCATGGCAGCAGGAGCAGCTGAGGGGGTCAGTGTATGGAGCCTGAACCCAGAAGATCTCACAGAGGTCACTTCAGAAAAATTTGAACCTCAGATCAACCCAGAGG AGAGTGAACTGCGATATGCTCGCTGGAAGAAAGCTGTACAGAAGGCTATGAACTGGGAAACCACTGAGCCAGTCAATAATGGAAATG GGCAGAAGTAG
- the gk gene encoding glycerol kinase isoform X2 produces the protein MNSIMAASSNRIMLGPLVAAIDQGTSSTRFLVFNAKTAELLSHHQVEIKQSFPKEGWVEEDPKEILQSVYECMDRTCEKLTQLNIDISNIKAIGVTNQRETTLVWDKETGEPLYSAIVWLDLRTQSTVERLINKTPGRNKNHLKHKTGLPISTYFSAVKLRWLMDNVEKVHEGVLSHRAMFGTVDSWLIWCLTGGKKGGVHCTDVTNASRTMLFNIHTLDWDPELCTYFDIPMEILPKVRSSSEIYGLMKISSNLKSGPLTGVPISGCLGDQSAALVGQMCFTDGQAKNTYGTGCFLLKNVGTKPVMSDHGLLTTVAYKLGRDKPACYALEGSVAIAGAVVRWLKDNLGIIQTSTELEKLAADVGTSYGCYFVPAFSGLYAPYWEPSARGIICGLTQFTNRSHLAFAALEAVCFQTREILDAMNQDSGIHLSQLQVDGGMTSNRLLMQLQADILCIPVVKPSMPETTALGAAMAAGAAEGVSVWSLNPEDLTEVTSEKFEPQINPEESELRYARWKKAVQKAMNWETTEPVNNGNEETSIFSCVPLGFYILGSMFMLIGAKYIAGQK, from the exons ATGAACAGTATAATGGCTGCATCGTCGAACAGAATCATGCTTGGCCCCCTCGTAGCTGCTATCGACCAAGGCACGAGTTCCACACGTTTTCTG gttttcaatgcaaaaactGCAGAGCTTCTCAGCCACCATCAGGTTGAGATTAAACAGAGCTTTCCTAAAGAGGG CTGGGTGGAGGAGGATCCAAAAGAGATTCTTCAGTCTGTATATGAGTGTATGGACAGGACCTGTGAGAAACTGACCCAGCTCAACATTGATATCTCGAACATAAAAG cCATTGGGGTGACAAATCAGAGGGAAACCACCCTTGTTTGGGACAAGGAAACAGGGGAACCACTTTACAGTGCTATAG TTTGGCTTGATCTGCGGACCCAGTCCACAGTAGAAAGACTCATCAACAAAACTCCTGGCAGGAATAAAAACCACCTCAAG CACAAGACTGGCCTCCCCATCAGCACGTACTTCAGCGCAGTGAAGTTACGCTGGTTGATGGATAATGTGGAAAAGGTCCATGAAGGTGTGCTTTCCCACAGGGCAATGTTTGGAACAGTTGACTCCTGGCTTATCTGG TGCTTGACAGGTGGGAAGAAGGGAGGTGTTCACTGCACAGATGTGACCAATGCCAGCCGGACCATGCTCTTCAATATTCACACACTGGACTGGGATCCAGAGCTCTGCAC aTATTTTGATATACCAATGGAAATTCTGCCAAAAGTGAGAAGTTCTTCAGAGATTTATGGTTTGATG aaaatcagctcTAATCTG aaaTCTGGCCCTTTAACTGGTGTCCCCATATCAGGG TGTCTTGGTGACCAGTCTGCTGCACTGGTTGGACAGATGTGCTTCACAGACGGACAAGCCAAAAATAC tTATGGGACTGGTTGTTTCCTTCTTAAGAATGTAGGAACAAAG cCTGTAATGTCAGACCATGGACTTCTGACAACGGTTGCATATAAACTAGGGCGTGACAAGCCAGCCTGCTATGCACTAGAG GGTTCTGTTGCCATTGCAGGAGCAGTTGTGCGTTGGCTAAAGGATAACCTTGGAATTATCCAGACCTCTACAGAACTCG AAAAGTTAGCTGCTGATGTTGGAACATCATATGGCTGTTATTTTGTCCCTGCGTTCTCTGGATTATATGCGCCATACTGGGAACCAAGTGccagagg AATCATCTGTGGTCTAACACAGTTCACCAATAGGAGTCATTTGGCTTTTGCAGCACTCGAAGCTGTCTGCTTCCAGACACGAGAG ATTCTGGATGCAATGAACCAGGACAGTGGTATTCATCTGTCTCAGCTCCAGGTTGATGGAGGCATGACGTCCAATCGGTTACTGATGCAGCTGCAGGCCGACATACTGTGTATCCCCGTTG TAAAGCCATCCATGCCTGAAACCACAGCTCTGGGTGCTGCCATGGCAGCAGGAGCAGCTGAGGGGGTCAGTGTATGGAGCCTGAACCCAGAAGATCTCACAGAGGTCACTTCAGAAAAATTTGAACCTCAGATCAACCCAGAGG AGAGTGAACTGCGATATGCTCGCTGGAAGAAAGCTGTACAGAAGGCTATGAACTGGGAAACCACTGAGCCAGTCAATAATGGAAATG AGGAGACTAGTATCTTCAGTTGTGTACCCTTGGGCTTTTACATTCTTGGTAGCATGTTTATGTTAATTGGAGCAAAGTACATTGCAG GGCAGAAGTAG
- the gk gene encoding glycerol kinase isoform X6, with product MDRTCEKLTQLNIDISNIKAIGVTNQRETTLVWDKETGEPLYSAIVWLDLRTQSTVERLINKTPGRNKNHLKHKTGLPISTYFSAVKLRWLMDNVEKVHEGVLSHRAMFGTVDSWLIWCLTGGKKGGVHCTDVTNASRTMLFNIHTLDWDPELCTYFDIPMEILPKVRSSSEIYGLMKISSNLKSGPLTGVPISGCLGDQSAALVGQMCFTDGQAKNTYGTGCFLLKNVGTKPVMSDHGLLTTVAYKLGRDKPACYALEGSVAIAGAVVRWLKDNLGIIQTSTELEKLAADVGTSYGCYFVPAFSGLYAPYWEPSARGIICGLTQFTNRSHLAFAALEAVCFQTREILDAMNQDSGIHLSQLQVDGGMTSNRLLMQLQADILCIPVVKPSMPETTALGAAMAAGAAEGVSVWSLNPEDLTEVTSEKFEPQINPEESELRYARWKKAVQKAMNWETTEPVNNGNEETSIFSCVPLGFYILGSMFMLIGAKYIAAGQK from the exons ATGGACAGGACCTGTGAGAAACTGACCCAGCTCAACATTGATATCTCGAACATAAAAG cCATTGGGGTGACAAATCAGAGGGAAACCACCCTTGTTTGGGACAAGGAAACAGGGGAACCACTTTACAGTGCTATAG TTTGGCTTGATCTGCGGACCCAGTCCACAGTAGAAAGACTCATCAACAAAACTCCTGGCAGGAATAAAAACCACCTCAAG CACAAGACTGGCCTCCCCATCAGCACGTACTTCAGCGCAGTGAAGTTACGCTGGTTGATGGATAATGTGGAAAAGGTCCATGAAGGTGTGCTTTCCCACAGGGCAATGTTTGGAACAGTTGACTCCTGGCTTATCTGG TGCTTGACAGGTGGGAAGAAGGGAGGTGTTCACTGCACAGATGTGACCAATGCCAGCCGGACCATGCTCTTCAATATTCACACACTGGACTGGGATCCAGAGCTCTGCAC aTATTTTGATATACCAATGGAAATTCTGCCAAAAGTGAGAAGTTCTTCAGAGATTTATGGTTTGATG aaaatcagctcTAATCTG aaaTCTGGCCCTTTAACTGGTGTCCCCATATCAGGG TGTCTTGGTGACCAGTCTGCTGCACTGGTTGGACAGATGTGCTTCACAGACGGACAAGCCAAAAATAC tTATGGGACTGGTTGTTTCCTTCTTAAGAATGTAGGAACAAAG cCTGTAATGTCAGACCATGGACTTCTGACAACGGTTGCATATAAACTAGGGCGTGACAAGCCAGCCTGCTATGCACTAGAG GGTTCTGTTGCCATTGCAGGAGCAGTTGTGCGTTGGCTAAAGGATAACCTTGGAATTATCCAGACCTCTACAGAACTCG AAAAGTTAGCTGCTGATGTTGGAACATCATATGGCTGTTATTTTGTCCCTGCGTTCTCTGGATTATATGCGCCATACTGGGAACCAAGTGccagagg AATCATCTGTGGTCTAACACAGTTCACCAATAGGAGTCATTTGGCTTTTGCAGCACTCGAAGCTGTCTGCTTCCAGACACGAGAG ATTCTGGATGCAATGAACCAGGACAGTGGTATTCATCTGTCTCAGCTCCAGGTTGATGGAGGCATGACGTCCAATCGGTTACTGATGCAGCTGCAGGCCGACATACTGTGTATCCCCGTTG TAAAGCCATCCATGCCTGAAACCACAGCTCTGGGTGCTGCCATGGCAGCAGGAGCAGCTGAGGGGGTCAGTGTATGGAGCCTGAACCCAGAAGATCTCACAGAGGTCACTTCAGAAAAATTTGAACCTCAGATCAACCCAGAGG AGAGTGAACTGCGATATGCTCGCTGGAAGAAAGCTGTACAGAAGGCTATGAACTGGGAAACCACTGAGCCAGTCAATAATGGAAATG AGGAGACTAGTATCTTCAGTTGTGTACCCTTGGGCTTTTACATTCTTGGTAGCATGTTTATGTTAATTGGAGCAAAGTACATTGCAG CAGGGCAGAAGTAG
- the gk gene encoding glycerol kinase isoform X3 has product MNSIMAASSNRIMLGPLVAAIDQGTSSTRFLVFNAKTAELLSHHQVEIKQSFPKEGWVEEDPKEILQSVYECMDRTCEKLTQLNIDISNIKAIGVTNQRETTLVWDKETGEPLYSAIVWLDLRTQSTVERLINKTPGRNKNHLKHKTGLPISTYFSAVKLRWLMDNVEKVHEGVLSHRAMFGTVDSWLIWCLTGGKKGGVHCTDVTNASRTMLFNIHTLDWDPELCTYFDIPMEILPKVRSSSEIYGLMKSGPLTGVPISGCLGDQSAALVGQMCFTDGQAKNTYGTGCFLLKNVGTKPVMSDHGLLTTVAYKLGRDKPACYALEGSVAIAGAVVRWLKDNLGIIQTSTELEKLAADVGTSYGCYFVPAFSGLYAPYWEPSARGIICGLTQFTNRSHLAFAALEAVCFQTREILDAMNQDSGIHLSQLQVDGGMTSNRLLMQLQADILCIPVVKPSMPETTALGAAMAAGAAEGVSVWSLNPEDLTEVTSEKFEPQINPEESELRYARWKKAVQKAMNWETTEPVNNGNEETSIFSCVPLGFYILGSMFMLIGAKYIAAGQK; this is encoded by the exons ATGAACAGTATAATGGCTGCATCGTCGAACAGAATCATGCTTGGCCCCCTCGTAGCTGCTATCGACCAAGGCACGAGTTCCACACGTTTTCTG gttttcaatgcaaaaactGCAGAGCTTCTCAGCCACCATCAGGTTGAGATTAAACAGAGCTTTCCTAAAGAGGG CTGGGTGGAGGAGGATCCAAAAGAGATTCTTCAGTCTGTATATGAGTGTATGGACAGGACCTGTGAGAAACTGACCCAGCTCAACATTGATATCTCGAACATAAAAG cCATTGGGGTGACAAATCAGAGGGAAACCACCCTTGTTTGGGACAAGGAAACAGGGGAACCACTTTACAGTGCTATAG TTTGGCTTGATCTGCGGACCCAGTCCACAGTAGAAAGACTCATCAACAAAACTCCTGGCAGGAATAAAAACCACCTCAAG CACAAGACTGGCCTCCCCATCAGCACGTACTTCAGCGCAGTGAAGTTACGCTGGTTGATGGATAATGTGGAAAAGGTCCATGAAGGTGTGCTTTCCCACAGGGCAATGTTTGGAACAGTTGACTCCTGGCTTATCTGG TGCTTGACAGGTGGGAAGAAGGGAGGTGTTCACTGCACAGATGTGACCAATGCCAGCCGGACCATGCTCTTCAATATTCACACACTGGACTGGGATCCAGAGCTCTGCAC aTATTTTGATATACCAATGGAAATTCTGCCAAAAGTGAGAAGTTCTTCAGAGATTTATGGTTTGATG aaaTCTGGCCCTTTAACTGGTGTCCCCATATCAGGG TGTCTTGGTGACCAGTCTGCTGCACTGGTTGGACAGATGTGCTTCACAGACGGACAAGCCAAAAATAC tTATGGGACTGGTTGTTTCCTTCTTAAGAATGTAGGAACAAAG cCTGTAATGTCAGACCATGGACTTCTGACAACGGTTGCATATAAACTAGGGCGTGACAAGCCAGCCTGCTATGCACTAGAG GGTTCTGTTGCCATTGCAGGAGCAGTTGTGCGTTGGCTAAAGGATAACCTTGGAATTATCCAGACCTCTACAGAACTCG AAAAGTTAGCTGCTGATGTTGGAACATCATATGGCTGTTATTTTGTCCCTGCGTTCTCTGGATTATATGCGCCATACTGGGAACCAAGTGccagagg AATCATCTGTGGTCTAACACAGTTCACCAATAGGAGTCATTTGGCTTTTGCAGCACTCGAAGCTGTCTGCTTCCAGACACGAGAG ATTCTGGATGCAATGAACCAGGACAGTGGTATTCATCTGTCTCAGCTCCAGGTTGATGGAGGCATGACGTCCAATCGGTTACTGATGCAGCTGCAGGCCGACATACTGTGTATCCCCGTTG TAAAGCCATCCATGCCTGAAACCACAGCTCTGGGTGCTGCCATGGCAGCAGGAGCAGCTGAGGGGGTCAGTGTATGGAGCCTGAACCCAGAAGATCTCACAGAGGTCACTTCAGAAAAATTTGAACCTCAGATCAACCCAGAGG AGAGTGAACTGCGATATGCTCGCTGGAAGAAAGCTGTACAGAAGGCTATGAACTGGGAAACCACTGAGCCAGTCAATAATGGAAATG AGGAGACTAGTATCTTCAGTTGTGTACCCTTGGGCTTTTACATTCTTGGTAGCATGTTTATGTTAATTGGAGCAAAGTACATTGCAG CAGGGCAGAAGTAG
- the gk gene encoding glycerol kinase isoform X4 yields MNSIMAASSNRIMLGPLVAAIDQGTSSTRFLVFNAKTAELLSHHQVEIKQSFPKEGWVEEDPKEILQSVYECMDRTCEKLTQLNIDISNIKAIGVTNQRETTLVWDKETGEPLYSAIVWLDLRTQSTVERLINKTPGRNKNHLKHKTGLPISTYFSAVKLRWLMDNVEKVHEGVLSHRAMFGTVDSWLIWCLTGGKKGGVHCTDVTNASRTMLFNIHTLDWDPELCTYFDIPMEILPKVRSSSEIYGLMKISSNLKSGPLTGVPISGCLGDQSAALVGQMCFTDGQAKNTYGTGCFLLKNVGTKPVMSDHGLLTTVAYKLGRDKPACYALEGSVAIAGAVVRWLKDNLGIIQTSTELEKLAADVGTSYGCYFVPAFSGLYAPYWEPSARGIICGLTQFTNRSHLAFAALEAVCFQTREILDAMNQDSGIHLSQLQVDGGMTSNRLLMQLQADILCIPVVKPSMPETTALGAAMAAGAAEGVSVWSLNPEDLTEVTSEKFEPQINPEESELRYARWKKAVQKAMNWETTEPVNNGNAGQK; encoded by the exons ATGAACAGTATAATGGCTGCATCGTCGAACAGAATCATGCTTGGCCCCCTCGTAGCTGCTATCGACCAAGGCACGAGTTCCACACGTTTTCTG gttttcaatgcaaaaactGCAGAGCTTCTCAGCCACCATCAGGTTGAGATTAAACAGAGCTTTCCTAAAGAGGG CTGGGTGGAGGAGGATCCAAAAGAGATTCTTCAGTCTGTATATGAGTGTATGGACAGGACCTGTGAGAAACTGACCCAGCTCAACATTGATATCTCGAACATAAAAG cCATTGGGGTGACAAATCAGAGGGAAACCACCCTTGTTTGGGACAAGGAAACAGGGGAACCACTTTACAGTGCTATAG TTTGGCTTGATCTGCGGACCCAGTCCACAGTAGAAAGACTCATCAACAAAACTCCTGGCAGGAATAAAAACCACCTCAAG CACAAGACTGGCCTCCCCATCAGCACGTACTTCAGCGCAGTGAAGTTACGCTGGTTGATGGATAATGTGGAAAAGGTCCATGAAGGTGTGCTTTCCCACAGGGCAATGTTTGGAACAGTTGACTCCTGGCTTATCTGG TGCTTGACAGGTGGGAAGAAGGGAGGTGTTCACTGCACAGATGTGACCAATGCCAGCCGGACCATGCTCTTCAATATTCACACACTGGACTGGGATCCAGAGCTCTGCAC aTATTTTGATATACCAATGGAAATTCTGCCAAAAGTGAGAAGTTCTTCAGAGATTTATGGTTTGATG aaaatcagctcTAATCTG aaaTCTGGCCCTTTAACTGGTGTCCCCATATCAGGG TGTCTTGGTGACCAGTCTGCTGCACTGGTTGGACAGATGTGCTTCACAGACGGACAAGCCAAAAATAC tTATGGGACTGGTTGTTTCCTTCTTAAGAATGTAGGAACAAAG cCTGTAATGTCAGACCATGGACTTCTGACAACGGTTGCATATAAACTAGGGCGTGACAAGCCAGCCTGCTATGCACTAGAG GGTTCTGTTGCCATTGCAGGAGCAGTTGTGCGTTGGCTAAAGGATAACCTTGGAATTATCCAGACCTCTACAGAACTCG AAAAGTTAGCTGCTGATGTTGGAACATCATATGGCTGTTATTTTGTCCCTGCGTTCTCTGGATTATATGCGCCATACTGGGAACCAAGTGccagagg AATCATCTGTGGTCTAACACAGTTCACCAATAGGAGTCATTTGGCTTTTGCAGCACTCGAAGCTGTCTGCTTCCAGACACGAGAG ATTCTGGATGCAATGAACCAGGACAGTGGTATTCATCTGTCTCAGCTCCAGGTTGATGGAGGCATGACGTCCAATCGGTTACTGATGCAGCTGCAGGCCGACATACTGTGTATCCCCGTTG TAAAGCCATCCATGCCTGAAACCACAGCTCTGGGTGCTGCCATGGCAGCAGGAGCAGCTGAGGGGGTCAGTGTATGGAGCCTGAACCCAGAAGATCTCACAGAGGTCACTTCAGAAAAATTTGAACCTCAGATCAACCCAGAGG AGAGTGAACTGCGATATGCTCGCTGGAAGAAAGCTGTACAGAAGGCTATGAACTGGGAAACCACTGAGCCAGTCAATAATGGAAATG CAGGGCAGAAGTAG